In Novipirellula caenicola, one genomic interval encodes:
- a CDS encoding class I SAM-dependent methyltransferase: protein MSTVSPPKKTKIAEPHRSRLYDNLVPVYQGLWPAVAKRNIRGAIAAMNISAGTEVLEVGVGTGLSLDSYPHDIRLTGVDLSESMLAEAEQLIEQKQWNHVNVLPMNAERLTFSDNSFDVVTSFHTISVVSKPRSMMSEMVRVCRPGGKILMVNHFRSENSLIAKVVDSAGNITRRLGWRTDLDLRDVVAGLPLRFDRCYKPTPLSFFTIMQATVTKSDDATA, encoded by the coding sequence ATGAGCACTGTTTCGCCACCGAAGAAGACGAAAATTGCCGAACCGCACCGCAGCCGGCTGTATGACAATTTGGTTCCGGTTTATCAAGGATTATGGCCGGCGGTTGCCAAGCGAAATATCCGTGGCGCGATCGCCGCGATGAACATCTCCGCGGGCACCGAGGTGCTTGAAGTCGGCGTTGGCACCGGATTGTCGCTCGACAGCTATCCGCACGACATTCGGTTGACCGGAGTCGATTTGTCGGAGTCAATGCTCGCCGAAGCGGAACAGCTGATTGAGCAAAAACAGTGGAATCACGTCAACGTGTTGCCCATGAATGCCGAGCGGCTGACGTTTTCCGACAACAGCTTTGATGTGGTCACGTCGTTTCACACCATCAGCGTCGTGTCAAAACCGCGGTCGATGATGAGCGAGATGGTGCGAGTGTGTCGGCCGGGCGGAAAGATCTTGATGGTCAACCATTTCCGCAGCGAGAATTCGCTGATTGCCAAAGTGGTGGATTCGGCCGGTAACATCACCCGACGACTCGGTTGGCGAACCGACTTGGATCTTCGCGACGTTGTCGCGGGACTGCCGCTGCGGTTTGACCGCTGCTACAAGCCAACCCCGCTTTCGTTTTTCACCATCATGCAAGCCACGGTGACGAAGTCCGACGACGC